A window of Haliscomenobacter hydrossis DSM 1100 contains these coding sequences:
- a CDS encoding Gfo/Idh/MocA family protein gives MYHSRRKFIHHAGKLVIGAGILGSLPLELIAAQRRYISPNDRIGVGVIGCNGMGFSDLQSFLKNSACFCAALCDVDSNVLNRRKLDLEKAGLTAPKLYKNYQDLLADQAVDIVIIGTPDHWHCLQFLDALSAGKDVYIEKPIGNSIAEIRAMELASARSGRVVQVGQWQRSLPHLEDAHQYMRSGKLGRIRTVKAWAYIDWVSAVPKAPDGPVPAGVDYDLWLGPAPKRPFNPNRFHFNFRWYWDYAGGLMTDWGVHLIDTVLQFMEPEMPQSIMASGGKMAFLNDAQETPDTLTAVYNFRDFNLIWEHTLGIGIGNFNRPQGVAFLGENGTMVISRADWEVIPHHKNIEAVPSQKSQGASGLDLHVQNFLEAVAVKEPEAAKASIGIGARVGIVSQMGNIAYRSGQALHWDAEKGKFKEKEANGYLRREYYNGYKLLSEK, from the coding sequence ATGTACCATTCCCGTAGAAAATTCATCCACCATGCCGGAAAACTGGTCATCGGTGCAGGAATACTAGGCAGTTTACCCCTCGAACTGATCGCAGCGCAACGTCGCTACATCAGTCCCAACGACCGTATTGGCGTGGGGGTAATCGGCTGCAATGGCATGGGATTTAGCGATTTGCAATCTTTTCTCAAAAATAGTGCGTGTTTTTGTGCGGCCTTATGCGACGTAGACAGCAATGTGCTCAATCGCCGCAAGTTGGATTTGGAAAAAGCGGGGTTGACCGCCCCCAAATTGTACAAAAATTATCAGGATTTATTGGCCGATCAAGCAGTAGATATCGTCATCATTGGCACCCCGGATCACTGGCATTGCCTGCAATTTTTAGACGCACTTTCCGCAGGAAAAGATGTCTATATCGAAAAACCCATTGGCAATTCCATTGCCGAAATACGTGCGATGGAACTGGCTTCCGCCCGCTCGGGTCGAGTGGTACAGGTTGGGCAATGGCAGCGCAGTTTACCCCATTTGGAAGATGCTCATCAATACATGCGATCTGGAAAATTGGGGCGTATTCGTACCGTCAAAGCATGGGCTTACATCGACTGGGTATCGGCTGTTCCCAAAGCACCAGACGGCCCCGTACCCGCCGGGGTTGATTATGATCTTTGGTTGGGACCTGCTCCCAAACGCCCTTTTAATCCCAATCGATTTCACTTCAATTTTCGTTGGTATTGGGATTATGCAGGTGGATTGATGACCGACTGGGGGGTGCATTTGATCGACACTGTGTTGCAATTCATGGAACCCGAAATGCCCCAAAGCATCATGGCGTCAGGCGGGAAAATGGCTTTTCTGAACGATGCGCAAGAAACCCCTGATACCTTAACCGCTGTATACAATTTCAGGGATTTCAACCTGATTTGGGAACATACCCTCGGCATTGGAATTGGCAACTTCAACCGGCCACAAGGGGTAGCTTTTTTGGGTGAAAACGGCACCATGGTCATCAGTAGAGCAGATTGGGAAGTCATTCCCCACCATAAAAACATTGAGGCTGTTCCCTCCCAAAAATCCCAGGGCGCTTCTGGCCTGGATTTACACGTACAAAATTTTCTGGAAGCGGTTGCGGTAAAAGAACCCGAGGCGGCCAAAGCGAGCATTGGCATCGGTGCCAGAGTAGGTATCGTCAGCCAAATGGGCAACATCGCTTATCGCAGTGGACAAGCCCTACATTGGGATGCCGAAAAAGGAAAATTTAAAGAGAAGGAGGCGAATGGCTATTTGAGGCGGGAGTATTATAATGGATATAAATTATTGAGTGAAAAGTGA
- a CDS encoding acyl carrier protein: protein MAKKSKWTAEDRIIELIAWELNIPSSRINPHTDLVDDLYLDSVDKDLLIAKLESQFGVFLNQEQAAKIDTVRDASYFLQQNAA, encoded by the coding sequence ATGGCTAAAAAGAGTAAATGGACCGCCGAGGACCGCATCATCGAACTGATAGCCTGGGAACTCAACATCCCCTCCTCGCGCATCAACCCCCACACTGACCTCGTTGACGATTTGTATCTCGACTCGGTTGACAAAGACTTATTGATTGCCAAATTGGAATCTCAATTTGGCGTATTCCTCAATCAGGAACAAGCTGCTAAAATTGATACGGTACGTGATGCTAGTTATTTCTTACAGCAGAATGCAGCTTGA